One part of the Leclercia sp. LSNIH1 genome encodes these proteins:
- a CDS encoding MFS transporter: protein MLNRSSSGTRLGRQALLFPLCLVLYEFSTYIGNDMIQPGMLAVVAQYNAGIEWVPTSMTAYLAGGMFLQWLLGPLSDRIGRRPVMLTGVAWFIVTCLATLLAQTIEQFMVLRFLQGVSLCFIGAVGYAAIQESFEEAVCIKITALMANVALIAPLLGPLVGAAWVHVAPWEGMFVLFAVLAAISFYGLHRAMPETATRIGEKLSLQELGRDYKEVLKNGRFVAGALAIGFVCLPLLAWIAQSPVIIISGENLSSYEYGLLQVPIFGALIVGNIVLARLTSRRTVRSLIIMGGWPIVIGLVVAAVATVVSSHAYLWMTAGLSIYAFGIGLANAGLVRLTLFASEVSKGTVSAAMGMLQMLIFTVGIEVSKHAFSSGGNGLFSLFNLVNGLLWLALMFVFLKDKRVGSSLQPD, encoded by the coding sequence ATGTTAAACCGTTCTTCTTCTGGCACTCGCCTGGGGCGTCAGGCGTTGTTGTTCCCCCTGTGCCTGGTGCTTTACGAATTCTCCACCTATATCGGTAACGATATGATCCAGCCCGGCATGCTCGCCGTAGTGGCGCAGTACAACGCCGGGATCGAGTGGGTGCCCACCTCCATGACCGCTTACCTGGCGGGGGGGATGTTTTTACAGTGGCTGCTCGGCCCGCTGTCGGACCGTATTGGCCGTCGTCCGGTGATGCTCACTGGGGTGGCGTGGTTTATCGTCACCTGTCTGGCGACCCTGCTGGCGCAAACCATCGAGCAGTTTATGGTGCTGCGTTTTTTACAGGGGGTCAGCCTGTGCTTTATCGGCGCGGTCGGGTACGCCGCCATCCAGGAGTCGTTTGAGGAGGCGGTGTGCATCAAAATCACCGCCCTGATGGCTAACGTGGCGCTGATTGCGCCGCTGCTGGGCCCGCTGGTAGGGGCGGCGTGGGTGCACGTCGCGCCATGGGAGGGGATGTTTGTGCTGTTTGCCGTGTTGGCCGCCATCTCGTTTTATGGTCTGCACCGGGCGATGCCCGAAACGGCTACCCGCATCGGCGAAAAGCTCTCACTGCAGGAGCTGGGGCGCGACTATAAAGAGGTGCTGAAAAACGGTCGCTTTGTGGCCGGGGCGCTGGCGATTGGCTTTGTCTGTCTGCCGCTGCTGGCGTGGATCGCCCAGTCGCCGGTGATCATCATCAGCGGCGAAAACCTCAGCAGCTACGAATATGGCCTGCTGCAGGTGCCGATTTTTGGTGCGCTGATTGTGGGTAATATCGTGCTGGCCCGTTTGACCTCGCGCCGTACCGTGCGCTCGCTGATTATTATGGGCGGCTGGCCGATCGTGATTGGGTTGGTGGTGGCCGCGGTGGCGACGGTCGTCTCATCGCACGCTTACCTGTGGATGACCGCGGGTCTCAGCATCTACGCGTTTGGTATTGGGCTGGCAAACGCCGGGCTGGTGCGCCTGACGCTGTTTGCCAGCGAGGTGAGCAAAGGGACGGTGTCGGCGGCGATGGGCATGTTACAGATGCTGATCTTTACCGTGGGCATTGAGGTGAGCAAACACGCCTTCAGCAGCGGCGGCAACGGGCTGTTCAGCCTGTTTAATCTGGTAAACGGCCTGCTGTGGCTGGCGCTGATGTTTGTCTTCCTGAAAGACAAGCGGGTGGGCAGTTCGTTACAACCGGATTAA
- a CDS encoding Cof-type HAD-IIB family hydrolase, with product MSVKMIAVDMDGTFLNDAKEYNRARFLRQYAQMKERGIRFVVASGNQYYQLISFFPEIADEIAFVAENGGWVVNAGEDVYNGELTQAQFATVAEFLCSIPEVEVIACGKGSAYTLKHYGEAFHDVAAKYYHRLEKVDNFDNFNDIFFKFGLNLPDEAIPRIQEMIHDKLSDIMVPVTTGYGNIDLILPGIHKANGLRLLQELWGIDDSEVVAFGDSGNDVEMLSQAGFSFAMANARDHIKAIARYEAPHNNEEGVLEIIDRVLNREAPFS from the coding sequence ATGAGCGTTAAGATGATTGCGGTTGATATGGATGGCACCTTCCTGAACGATGCGAAGGAGTACAATCGCGCGCGCTTTCTGCGCCAGTATGCGCAAATGAAGGAGCGTGGCATACGGTTTGTGGTCGCCAGCGGTAACCAGTACTACCAGCTGATCTCCTTTTTCCCGGAGATAGCCGATGAGATCGCCTTCGTCGCTGAAAACGGCGGCTGGGTGGTAAATGCCGGAGAAGATGTTTATAACGGCGAGCTGACCCAGGCGCAGTTCGCCACCGTCGCAGAGTTTCTCTGTTCCATCCCGGAAGTGGAAGTGATCGCCTGCGGGAAAGGCAGCGCCTATACCCTCAAGCACTATGGCGAAGCGTTCCACGACGTTGCCGCGAAATATTATCACCGCCTGGAAAAGGTGGATAACTTCGACAACTTTAACGATATCTTCTTTAAATTCGGGCTGAATCTGCCGGATGAGGCGATCCCGCGCATCCAGGAGATGATCCACGACAAACTGAGCGATATTATGGTGCCGGTGACCACCGGCTACGGCAATATCGACCTTATCCTGCCGGGGATCCACAAGGCCAACGGCCTGCGTCTGCTTCAGGAACTGTGGGGCATTGATGACAGCGAAGTGGTCGCCTTTGGCGACAGCGGTAACGACGTGGAGATGCTGAGCCAGGCCGGGTTTAGTTTTGCCATGGCCAACGCCCGGGATCACATCAAAGCGATCGCCCGCTATGAGGCGCCGCACAATAATGAAGAAGGGGTGCTGGAGATTATCGACCGCGTCCTGAACCGCGAGGCGCCGTTCAGCTAA
- a CDS encoding MFS transporter, which yields MTDISSRKKLQRRLWALFMFFFIPGLLMASWATRTPAIRDILSVSTAEMGIVLFGLSIGSMSGILCSAWLVKRFGTRTVIRTTMCCAILGMMMLSAALWFASPLAFALGLTVFGGSFGAAEVAINVEGATIEQEMNKTVLPMMHGFYSLGTLAGAGIGMALTASGIAATTHTLLAALVCIAPVLLGITAIPDGNGKNQAGESKKGEKGVPFYRDMQLMLIGVVVLAMAFAEGSANDWLPLLMVDGHGFSPTSGSLIYAGFTLGMTVGRFTGGWFIDRYSRVTVVRASALLGGLGIALIIFVDVDWVAGVSVILWGLGASLGFPLTISAASDTGPDAPGRVSVVATTGYLAFLVGPPLLGFLGEHYGLRSAMMVVLGLVIIAALVARAVAKPASQSESVMENG from the coding sequence ATGACCGACATCTCATCGCGCAAAAAGCTGCAACGCCGCCTGTGGGCGCTGTTTATGTTCTTCTTTATCCCCGGCCTGTTGATGGCCTCCTGGGCCACACGTACCCCCGCCATTCGCGACATTTTGTCGGTCTCGACGGCGGAAATGGGCATCGTGCTATTTGGCCTGTCGATAGGCTCGATGAGCGGCATTCTCTGCTCCGCCTGGCTGGTTAAGCGCTTCGGCACGCGGACCGTGATCCGCACCACCATGTGCTGCGCGATTCTCGGTATGATGATGCTCAGCGCTGCGCTATGGTTTGCCTCCCCGCTGGCGTTTGCCCTCGGGCTGACCGTCTTTGGCGGCAGTTTTGGCGCGGCAGAGGTGGCGATCAACGTCGAAGGCGCCACTATCGAGCAGGAGATGAACAAAACCGTACTGCCGATGATGCACGGCTTTTACAGCCTCGGTACCCTGGCAGGCGCCGGTATCGGCATGGCTCTGACCGCCTCCGGTATCGCCGCCACGACCCATACTTTGCTGGCGGCGCTGGTCTGTATCGCCCCGGTTCTGCTGGGGATCACCGCCATCCCGGATGGCAACGGCAAGAACCAGGCCGGTGAGAGCAAAAAGGGTGAGAAAGGCGTGCCGTTTTATCGCGATATGCAGCTGATGCTGATTGGCGTGGTGGTGCTGGCGATGGCCTTTGCCGAAGGTTCTGCAAACGACTGGCTGCCGCTGCTGATGGTGGACGGCCACGGATTCAGCCCCACCTCCGGCTCGCTGATTTACGCCGGGTTTACGCTCGGTATGACCGTCGGTCGCTTTACCGGCGGCTGGTTTATCGACCGCTACAGCCGCGTGACGGTGGTCCGCGCCAGCGCCCTGCTGGGCGGGCTGGGTATTGCATTGATTATTTTTGTTGATGTCGACTGGGTGGCCGGCGTGTCGGTGATCCTGTGGGGACTTGGCGCTTCGCTCGGCTTCCCGCTCACCATCTCGGCAGCCAGCGATACCGGCCCGGATGCGCCAGGGCGCGTCAGCGTGGTCGCCACCACCGGCTATCTCGCCTTCCTGGTGGGCCCGCCGCTGCTGGGCTTCCTCGGGGAGCATTATGGCTTACGCAGCGCCATGATGGTGGTACTGGGCTTAGTGATCATTGCCGCCCTGGTCGCCCGGGCAGTCGCTAAACCGGCGTCGCAGAGTGAATCTGTCATGGAGAATGGATAA
- a CDS encoding TetR/AcrR family transcriptional regulator, producing MNRRPNDPQRRERILQATLDTIAEHGLNAVTHRKIASCAGVPLGSMTYYFSGMDALLEEAFTWFTQQMSVQYREFFAGVTGPEMACESITTLIHSSQVTTPHNMALMYQLYAFMNRSPSLKTVMQDWMKTSQTTLEQWFDPVTARALDAFIEGMTLHFVTDRQPLSREELRAMVGRIAGEGG from the coding sequence ATGAACAGACGACCCAACGATCCGCAACGGCGGGAACGGATATTGCAGGCCACCCTGGACACCATCGCCGAACACGGCCTGAACGCCGTCACCCACCGCAAAATCGCCAGCTGCGCCGGGGTGCCGCTGGGGTCGATGACCTACTATTTTTCCGGGATGGACGCGCTGCTTGAGGAAGCCTTCACCTGGTTTACGCAGCAGATGTCGGTGCAATACCGCGAGTTTTTTGCCGGGGTGACGGGGCCGGAGATGGCCTGCGAGTCGATTACCACCCTGATTCACAGCTCCCAGGTCACCACGCCGCACAATATGGCGCTGATGTACCAGCTTTATGCCTTTATGAACCGCAGCCCGTCGTTAAAAACCGTGATGCAGGACTGGATGAAAACCAGCCAGACGACGCTGGAGCAGTGGTTTGATCCGGTCACCGCCCGCGCGCTGGATGCGTTTATCGAAGGGATGACGCTGCATTTTGTTACCGACCGGCAGCCGCTTTCACGAGAAGAGTTAAGGGCGATGGTAGGGCGGATTGCGGGGGAGGGGGGATAA
- a CDS encoding DUF2239 family protein has protein sequence MPAITLTAFWQQQEIAHGTLSELMQQLQSANIGRETVFIFNDRSGKRLDIHLHADIASTLAVYPELAESTPVKTRGRPKLGVSAKEVTLLPRHWEWLATQPGGASATLRRLIDQARKSAKPVDNKRQRHDRAYHFMYEIAGDLPGYEASMRALFADDEATFTATIANWPQDIREYALRLAFGKEEANQDA, from the coding sequence ATGCCCGCTATCACCCTTACCGCCTTCTGGCAGCAGCAGGAGATTGCGCACGGAACCCTGAGCGAACTGATGCAGCAGTTACAATCCGCTAACATCGGTCGTGAAACCGTTTTCATCTTTAACGATCGCAGCGGCAAGCGCCTCGATATTCATCTTCATGCAGATATTGCCAGCACCCTGGCGGTCTACCCGGAGCTGGCGGAAAGCACCCCGGTGAAAACCCGTGGACGACCAAAACTGGGCGTGTCGGCAAAAGAGGTCACCCTGCTGCCCCGACACTGGGAGTGGCTGGCTACCCAGCCCGGCGGCGCTTCCGCCACCCTGCGCAGGCTTATCGATCAGGCGAGGAAAAGCGCTAAACCGGTGGATAACAAGCGCCAGCGCCACGACCGCGCCTATCACTTTATGTACGAAATTGCCGGGGACCTTCCTGGCTACGAGGCCAGCATGCGCGCGCTGTTTGCTGACGATGAAGCCACGTTTACGGCCACTATCGCAAACTGGCCGCAGGATATTCGCGAGTACGCGCTACGGTTAGCCTTTGGCAAAGAAGAAGCGAACCAGGACGCCTAA
- a CDS encoding polyprenyl synthetase family protein, whose amino-acid sequence MTHSHEDDVKMLLSAFEQRLEQLLPAGEQEGQVYAAMRDATLVAGKRMRPLLLLLAARDMGYKTEPTGILDLACAIEMVHVASLILDDMPCMDNATLRRGRPTVHYQYGEHVAILAAVALLSHAFCVISRTPSLTHEAKARAIAELSASVGHMGLVQGQFRDLNEARQNRNTDEILLTNELKTSSLFNATLQLAAIAADAPPPVSERLRFFARDLGQAFQLIDDLTDGSSANGKDPHQDKDKSTLVAVLGAESVFLRLREHVRSADQHIATACQPGNTARYYVHIWFEKQLTLISQSLSLSLSECQ is encoded by the coding sequence ATGACCCACAGTCATGAAGATGATGTGAAAATGCTGCTGTCTGCGTTTGAGCAACGTCTCGAACAACTTTTGCCTGCGGGAGAGCAGGAAGGGCAGGTCTATGCGGCCATGCGCGATGCCACGCTTGTCGCGGGCAAGCGCATGCGCCCTCTGTTGCTGCTGCTGGCGGCGCGGGATATGGGCTACAAAACAGAGCCGACGGGCATTCTCGATCTGGCCTGCGCCATTGAGATGGTCCATGTCGCCTCCCTGATCCTGGATGACATGCCCTGCATGGACAACGCTACGCTCCGCCGCGGGCGGCCTACGGTTCACTACCAGTATGGCGAACACGTGGCGATTCTGGCGGCGGTGGCGCTGCTCAGTCACGCTTTTTGCGTCATCTCCCGCACGCCTTCGCTGACCCACGAGGCAAAAGCGCGGGCGATTGCTGAGCTCTCTGCCTCCGTGGGGCATATGGGGCTGGTGCAGGGACAATTCCGCGATCTCAATGAGGCTCGCCAGAACCGAAACACCGATGAGATCCTCCTGACCAATGAGCTGAAAACCAGCAGCCTGTTTAACGCCACCCTGCAACTGGCGGCGATTGCGGCCGACGCGCCACCTCCGGTCAGCGAACGGTTGCGCTTTTTTGCCCGCGATCTCGGCCAGGCCTTCCAGCTGATTGATGACCTGACCGATGGCTCCAGTGCCAACGGCAAAGATCCGCATCAGGATAAAGACAAATCGACGCTGGTTGCCGTGCTCGGGGCAGAGAGTGTCTTCCTGCGGCTGCGCGAGCACGTGCGCAGCGCCGATCAGCATATTGCTACCGCCTGTCAGCCGGGAAATACCGCCCGCTACTATGTTCACATCTGGTTTGAAAAACAGCTGACGCTTATCAGCCAGAGCCTGTCATTATCCCTGTCGGAGTGTCAATGA
- the fni gene encoding type 2 isopentenyl-diphosphate Delta-isomerase — MSSLSQRKSDHLDIVLNSTPGVKKCTSGFEKWRFGHCALPELHLDEIDLSTPLFGRTLNAPLLISSMTGGTRRASQINQHLATAAQTLGLAMGVGSQRVALESDARYGLTRELRAVAPDIVLMANLGAAQIAGPQGLDYAKRAVETLAADALIIHLNPLQEALQHGGDRNWCGVIDAIHRTVEALHVPVVVKEVGNGISVPVARKLVAAGVAMLDVAGAGGTSWAAVEGERAVNAHDRAVAMAFADWGIPTATALQDLHQALPDMPLVASGGIANGIEVAKAIRLGASLVGQAAGVLQSALTSSEAVIDHFQVIIDQLRVACFCTGSANLAQLRQATLVAQT; from the coding sequence ATGAGCAGCCTGTCGCAACGTAAAAGCGATCATCTCGATATCGTCCTTAACAGCACGCCCGGCGTAAAAAAGTGTACCAGCGGCTTTGAAAAATGGCGCTTCGGGCATTGCGCACTGCCCGAACTGCATCTTGATGAGATTGACCTCTCGACCCCGCTGTTTGGCCGAACCCTGAACGCGCCGCTGCTGATAAGCTCCATGACCGGCGGCACCCGCCGGGCGAGCCAGATAAACCAACACCTTGCCACCGCCGCCCAGACGCTGGGGCTGGCGATGGGGGTGGGCTCCCAGCGCGTGGCGCTGGAGAGTGACGCCAGGTATGGCCTGACGCGCGAACTCCGAGCCGTTGCCCCGGACATTGTGCTGATGGCGAACCTCGGCGCGGCGCAAATCGCGGGACCACAGGGGCTGGATTATGCCAAACGGGCCGTCGAGACCCTTGCGGCGGATGCGCTCATCATCCACCTTAACCCCCTGCAGGAGGCGCTGCAGCACGGCGGGGATCGCAACTGGTGCGGCGTCATCGATGCCATCCATCGCACCGTCGAGGCGCTGCATGTGCCGGTGGTGGTCAAAGAGGTGGGCAACGGGATTTCGGTACCGGTGGCCCGCAAGCTGGTCGCGGCAGGTGTGGCGATGCTGGATGTCGCCGGTGCCGGGGGCACCAGCTGGGCGGCGGTTGAGGGCGAACGCGCCGTTAATGCCCACGACCGGGCGGTGGCGATGGCCTTTGCCGACTGGGGGATCCCGACCGCAACGGCGCTCCAGGATCTGCATCAGGCGCTGCCCGATATGCCGCTGGTGGCCTCGGGCGGGATCGCCAACGGCATTGAGGTGGCAAAAGCGATCCGCTTAGGCGCAAGCCTGGTGGGGCAGGCGGCCGGCGTGCTGCAAAGCGCGTTAACCTCCAGCGAGGCGGTTATCGACCATTTTCAGGTGATTATCGACCAGCTGCGCGTCGCCTGCTTCTGCACCGGCAGTGCAAACCTGGCCCAGCTGCGTCAGGCCACGCTGGTGGCGCAAACGTAA
- the crtY gene encoding lycopene beta-cyclase CrtY — MAPAWDIILAGGGLANGLIALRLRQLQPALRVLLLEADSKPGGNHTWSFHEGDITPEQHRWVAPLVAHRWQGYDVRFPDLNRTLAGDYLSITSERFAEVLTATCGDNLHTRVAVTALTPTSVTLADGTTLQARAVIDGRGYMADRHLTTGSQSFLGQQWRLSEPHGLTRPILMDATVNQQGGYRFVYTLPLSATELLIEDTHYVDAARLDAGVARQNIADYAREQCWALAHLEREEQGDLPIMLAGDFPAFWQGRDKQPCSGLRAGLFHATTGYSLPHAVALAEAIAASADSSAAALFSVIHRYSLRQWREQRFFRSLNRMLFLAGDADKRWQVMQRFYSLNEGLIARFYAGNITLADKARILAGKPPVPVGEAMLAILKLTPRMRAFHHE, encoded by the coding sequence ATGGCGCCAGCATGGGATATCATCTTAGCGGGCGGCGGACTGGCCAACGGGCTGATCGCCTTACGCCTGCGACAGCTACAGCCGGCGCTGCGCGTACTGCTTCTTGAGGCTGACAGTAAGCCTGGCGGGAATCACACCTGGTCTTTTCACGAGGGCGACATTACTCCGGAACAGCATCGCTGGGTTGCCCCGCTGGTGGCTCACCGCTGGCAGGGGTATGACGTCCGCTTTCCGGACCTGAACCGCACCCTTGCCGGGGACTATCTCAGCATCACCTCCGAACGTTTTGCCGAGGTGTTGACCGCGACCTGCGGCGACAATCTGCATACCCGCGTCGCAGTCACCGCGCTCACCCCGACGTCGGTGACGCTTGCTGACGGCACCACGCTCCAGGCCCGGGCGGTCATTGATGGTCGGGGCTACATGGCGGACAGGCATCTTACTACCGGCAGCCAGTCTTTCCTCGGCCAGCAGTGGCGTCTGAGCGAGCCCCATGGCCTGACCCGGCCCATCCTGATGGATGCCACGGTCAATCAGCAGGGCGGGTATCGCTTTGTCTACACGCTGCCGCTTTCCGCCACCGAACTCTTGATCGAAGATACTCACTACGTTGACGCCGCCCGACTGGATGCTGGCGTTGCGCGGCAAAACATCGCCGATTATGCCCGCGAGCAGTGCTGGGCGCTGGCGCATCTTGAGCGCGAAGAGCAGGGCGACCTCCCCATTATGCTGGCGGGCGATTTCCCGGCCTTCTGGCAGGGGCGAGACAAACAGCCCTGCAGCGGCCTGCGCGCCGGGCTGTTTCATGCCACCACCGGCTATTCTCTGCCTCACGCGGTGGCACTGGCCGAGGCTATTGCCGCAAGCGCGGATAGCAGCGCAGCCGCGCTTTTTTCCGTTATCCATCGCTACTCCCTGCGCCAGTGGCGCGAGCAGCGCTTTTTCCGCTCCCTCAACCGCATGCTCTTCCTGGCGGGGGATGCCGATAAGCGCTGGCAGGTGATGCAGCGGTTTTACTCTCTTAACGAAGGGCTGATTGCCCGCTTTTACGCCGGAAACATTACTCTGGCCGATAAAGCGCGGATCCTGGCAGGCAAGCCCCCGGTACCCGTCGGCGAAGCGATGCTCGCCATACTGAAACTCACTCCCCGGATGCGAGCGTTTCACCATGAATAA
- a CDS encoding phytoene desaturase — MNKTVIIGAGFGGLALAIRLQAQGINTLLLEQRDKPGGRAYVYHDEGFTFDAGPTVITDPSAIEELFTLAGKRMVDYVELLPVTPFYRLCWETGEVFDYDNVQTRLEEQIRRFNPRDVEGYRKFHAYSREVFNEGYLKLGTVPFLSFRDMLRAGPQLTRLQAWRSVYSMVSRFIENEQLRQAFSFHSLLVGGNPFATSSIYTLIHALEREWGVWFARGGTGALVQGLVKLYQDLGGELQLNAEVTRLQADGDRISAVTLKDGRTIPVAAVASNADVVHTYEKLLGHHPTGAARAASLKRKRMSNSLFVLYFGLNKQHDLAHHTVCFGPRYKALIDEIFNKNALAEDFSLYLHAPCVTDPSLAPPGCGSYYVLAPVPHLGTADLDWDVEGPRLRDRIFAYLEAHYMPGLRSQLVTHRMFTPFDFRDQLGAHLGSAFSVEPILRQSAWFRPHNRDSRIPNLYLVGAGTHPGAGIPGVIGSAKATAGLMLEALSR; from the coding sequence ATGAATAAAACAGTGATTATTGGCGCCGGTTTTGGCGGATTAGCGCTGGCCATTCGGCTACAGGCGCAGGGCATCAACACGCTTCTGCTGGAGCAGCGGGATAAGCCCGGCGGACGCGCTTACGTTTATCACGACGAGGGATTCACCTTTGACGCCGGGCCGACGGTGATAACCGATCCCAGCGCCATCGAAGAGCTCTTTACCCTGGCCGGTAAACGCATGGTCGATTATGTCGAGCTGCTGCCGGTGACCCCGTTCTATCGCCTCTGCTGGGAGACGGGAGAAGTCTTTGATTACGACAACGTGCAGACCCGGCTGGAAGAGCAGATAAGACGATTTAACCCGCGCGATGTAGAGGGCTACCGCAAGTTTCACGCTTATTCGCGGGAGGTGTTTAACGAGGGCTATCTCAAGCTTGGCACGGTGCCGTTCCTCTCTTTTCGCGACATGCTTCGCGCCGGGCCGCAGCTTACCCGCCTTCAGGCCTGGCGCAGCGTCTACAGCATGGTCTCCCGCTTTATCGAGAACGAACAGTTGCGCCAGGCGTTCTCGTTTCATTCCCTGCTTGTGGGGGGCAATCCCTTCGCCACCTCGTCCATTTACACCCTGATCCACGCCCTTGAACGGGAGTGGGGCGTCTGGTTTGCCCGGGGCGGCACCGGGGCGCTGGTGCAGGGGCTGGTGAAGCTCTACCAGGATCTGGGCGGCGAGCTACAGTTGAATGCGGAGGTGACCCGGCTGCAGGCAGACGGCGATCGTATCAGCGCCGTCACGCTAAAAGATGGCCGGACGATCCCGGTCGCGGCGGTGGCCTCCAATGCCGACGTGGTGCATACCTATGAAAAGCTGCTGGGACATCATCCCACAGGGGCGGCGCGCGCGGCCTCGCTTAAGCGCAAACGGATGAGTAACTCCCTGTTTGTGCTCTATTTTGGCCTTAACAAGCAGCACGATCTGGCCCACCACACCGTCTGTTTCGGGCCGCGCTATAAAGCGCTTATCGACGAGATATTTAATAAAAACGCCCTGGCGGAGGATTTTTCCCTCTATCTGCATGCCCCCTGCGTCACCGACCCCTCCCTGGCCCCGCCGGGCTGCGGCAGCTACTACGTGTTAGCGCCTGTGCCGCATCTGGGGACGGCGGATCTCGACTGGGACGTTGAGGGGCCGCGCCTGCGTGACAGGATTTTTGCCTATCTCGAAGCCCACTACATGCCGGGGCTGCGCAGCCAGCTGGTGACCCACCGCATGTTTACCCCGTTTGATTTTCGTGACCAGCTTGGGGCGCATCTGGGCTCCGCCTTTTCGGTGGAACCGATCCTGCGCCAGAGCGCCTGGTTCCGGCCGCACAATCGCGACAGCCGCATCCCCAACCTCTACCTGGTCGGGGCGGGTACCCACCCAGGCGCCGGTATTCCCGGGGTGATCGGCTCGGCCAAAGCAACGGCAGGACTGATGCTGGAGGCGCTTTCCCGATGA
- the crtB gene encoding 15-cis-phytoene synthase CrtB has protein sequence MNTTLMDHATDTIAVGSKSFATAAKLFDPATRRSVLMLYAWCRYCDDVIDGQELGFNVTPVELTPAEQRLEMLKRQTLRAWEGGEMHEPAFAAFQEVALGHNIPLQLAYDHLDGFAMDVRETHYETFDDTLQYCYRVAGVVGLMMARVMGVRDEAVLDRACDLGLAFQLTNIARDIVEDARVGRCYLPARWLAEADIDPAAMTSPQMRQPLAGIAQRLVAEAEPYYASARQGLAGLPLRSAWAIASAHGVYREIGVKVSAAGARAWDNRQGTSSVEKSGLLLKGALLALTSRFATPSPRPAQLWQRPR, from the coding sequence ATGAACACAACCCTGATGGATCACGCCACCGACACCATCGCCGTGGGGTCAAAAAGTTTTGCCACCGCCGCAAAGCTGTTCGATCCCGCCACCCGGCGTAGCGTGCTGATGCTTTACGCCTGGTGCCGCTACTGCGACGACGTGATCGACGGGCAGGAGCTGGGGTTTAACGTCACTCCTGTAGAGCTCACCCCGGCAGAACAGCGTCTTGAGATGCTCAAACGCCAGACCCTGCGCGCCTGGGAGGGGGGCGAGATGCATGAACCCGCCTTTGCCGCCTTTCAGGAGGTGGCGCTGGGGCACAACATCCCGCTCCAGCTGGCTTACGATCATCTGGATGGCTTTGCCATGGATGTGCGCGAGACCCATTACGAGACCTTCGATGACACCCTGCAATACTGCTATCGCGTGGCGGGGGTGGTGGGGCTGATGATGGCGAGGGTGATGGGCGTGCGCGATGAAGCGGTGCTCGATCGCGCCTGCGATTTAGGCCTGGCGTTTCAGCTGACCAATATCGCCCGGGATATTGTCGAGGATGCCCGGGTTGGTCGATGCTATCTGCCGGCCCGGTGGCTGGCGGAGGCGGACATCGACCCGGCGGCAATGACCTCACCCCAGATGCGCCAACCCCTCGCGGGCATTGCCCAGAGGCTGGTGGCCGAAGCCGAACCTTACTATGCCTCTGCCCGGCAAGGTCTGGCCGGGCTACCGCTGCGATCCGCATGGGCAATTGCCTCGGCGCACGGGGTCTACCGTGAAATTGGCGTGAAGGTGAGCGCGGCGGGTGCCCGCGCCTGGGATAATCGACAGGGCACCAGTTCGGTGGAAAAATCGGGATTACTGCTAAAAGGCGCCTTGCTGGCGCTTACTTCTCGTTTTGCGACGCCGTCGCCGCGTCCGGCTCAGCTCTGGCAGCGTCCTCGCTAG
- a CDS encoding sterol desaturase family protein: MLALYNTMIVLLTVAAMELVAALSHKYIMHGWGWGWHESHHEPRTGWFEVNDLYAVVFAVLAIVLIALGTWGLWPLQWIGAGMTAYGALYFMVHDGLVHQRWPFRYIPRKGYLKRLYLAHRLHHAVRGKEDCVSFGFLYAPPVEKLQATLRQRKARRAASEDAARAEPDAATASQNEK; this comes from the coding sequence ATGCTCGCGTTGTACAACACAATGATCGTGCTTTTAACCGTTGCCGCCATGGAACTCGTCGCCGCTCTTTCCCACAAGTACATCATGCACGGCTGGGGTTGGGGATGGCATGAATCGCACCACGAGCCGCGCACAGGCTGGTTTGAGGTGAACGATCTTTACGCCGTGGTATTCGCCGTGCTGGCGATTGTGCTGATTGCACTGGGAACGTGGGGCCTGTGGCCGCTGCAGTGGATTGGTGCCGGGATGACGGCCTACGGCGCGCTCTACTTTATGGTGCATGATGGGCTGGTGCATCAGCGCTGGCCGTTTCGCTATATCCCGCGCAAAGGTTATCTCAAGCGTCTCTATCTGGCGCACCGTCTGCACCATGCGGTGCGGGGCAAAGAGGACTGCGTCTCCTTTGGTTTTCTCTATGCCCCGCCGGTAGAAAAATTGCAGGCGACGTTACGCCAGCGCAAGGCGCGTCGCGCGGCTAGCGAGGACGCTGCCAGAGCTGAGCCGGACGCGGCGACGGCGTCGCAAAACGAGAAGTAA